In the genome of Bremerella sp. P1, the window TCTCTACTTCGAGATGGGCTACTCCCGAGCCGTTCTCAAAGACGGCTGGAAATACTTAGCCTTGCGGTATCCGAAGAGTGCAGAGTCGATGGCGATCTCCCAACGGCAGGAGATCCTCGACCAGTTCAACTCCAAGCAGAAACTGCGAGGAAGACCAATCCACAACACGGATCCTCAAAACCCTTTCAGTCACGTTTCCCTGATTCCCGGAGGCGGAGATGCAGAAGCGGTCTCTACCGGCAAACGACCTGGGTACTACGATCGAGATCAGTTGTATCAACTCGGCAGTGATCCCCAAGAGAACAACAATCTTGCGAACGATCCCAAACACACCGCCAAGTTGACAAAACTGAAACAGGAACTCCGGCAGTTTCTCAAAGAATTGCCGGGCAATTTCGCCGAATTGAAAACCAATGCCTCGTCAAACTAGAAAGTCCTTCATGATTGCTCCACTTTGCCGAGGCATTACCTGTTTTGTCCTTGTACTTGGATTCCTGAGCTATCCCTCACTTGGCCATTCAGCGGAGAAGCAGAGGCCTAATATCGTCCTATTCTTCCTCGACGACTTCGGCGCCCGCGACCTATCGTGTTACGGCAGTTCATTCTACGAGACTCCCAACATGGATCGGTTGGCTGCCGAGGGAATGCGGTTTACCAATGCGTATTCCGCCTACCCGCGTTGTGTGCCATCGCGACAAGGCTTGCTTTCCGGCAAGATTCCTGCACGGGTCGAGAACGATTCCAAAGACACGACACACGCCCTTCCCTTAGCCGAATTCACCTTTGGCGAAGCGTTGCAGGAGGCCGGCTATCAAACGTGCTACATCGGCAAGTGGCATCTTGGCAAAGAAGGAGGTGATCCGGGTGTCCAAGGTTTCGATACGGTGATTCACTCGGGTTCCGCAGGTGCCCCGCAGAGCTACTTCTACCCGTTCCCCATGGAACATGGCGAAGCAATCGTTAATCCAGTCGATGGGCAAGACGGAGACTATCTCACCGATCGCCTGACGGACAAAGCGGTTGAGTACATCGAAGACCGCGCAGGTAAGCCATTCCTACTGGTCATGGCACACTACGCGGTACATACGCCTTTCGAAGCCTCGGACAATCTCAAGCGAAAGTATCGGCAGAAGCTTCGCGAAGCAGGTCTGCCGCAAGGAGGTGGCAAGGACGATTCCGACTTCGTGCGGGATCGCCAAGGTCTTACCAAGACAGTACAGAACAACCCCATCTATGCTGCCATGATCGAAGCGGCGGACAATAGCCTGGGCCGAATTCAGAAAGCACTCGAAGACGCTGAAGTTGATAACAACACAATCATAATTCTGAATTCCGATCATGGAGGCCTATCGACTCGTGGACTGGAAAACGGTCGACCGGTGGCTACCTCCAACCTTCCTTATCGTCAAGGAAAGGGATCGATCTTCGATGGCGGAACACGTGTACCCATGATCGTCAAATGGTCAGGCCGCGTTACGCCTGGGACGACTTCCGCCGTGCAAGTAACAGGAACGGATCATTACCCGAGCATGCTACAAATGGCCGGGGCATCGCTTCGTCCTCAGCAGCATGTTGATGGCCAGAGTTACTTGCCAGCCTTGGACGGAGACTCCTATCAGCGGGCTCCCATGTTTTGGTACAAGTGGCAAGCTCGCCCGGACAGCACCGGCGACACGCGCGCCATTTCCTATATCGATGGAAATTACAAAGTCGTCCTGTGGCTTGATGAGGAACTCGTCGAACTATTCGACCTCCATCAAGATCCTGGGGAACGTTACAACCTTGCTGATGCCTATCCGGGAAAGACTGCGGCCTTATTGAAGGCCCTTCTGAAGACGGAAGAGAGCGTCGGAAACCTGAGAGAAAAAGGACGCAAGGCACTCGAGCGA includes:
- a CDS encoding sulfatase translates to MIAPLCRGITCFVLVLGFLSYPSLGHSAEKQRPNIVLFFLDDFGARDLSCYGSSFYETPNMDRLAAEGMRFTNAYSAYPRCVPSRQGLLSGKIPARVENDSKDTTHALPLAEFTFGEALQEAGYQTCYIGKWHLGKEGGDPGVQGFDTVIHSGSAGAPQSYFYPFPMEHGEAIVNPVDGQDGDYLTDRLTDKAVEYIEDRAGKPFLLVMAHYAVHTPFEASDNLKRKYRQKLREAGLPQGGGKDDSDFVRDRQGLTKTVQNNPIYAAMIEAADNSLGRIQKALEDAEVDNNTIIILNSDHGGLSTRGLENGRPVATSNLPYRQGKGSIFDGGTRVPMIVKWSGRVTPGTTSAVQVTGTDHYPSMLQMAGASLRPQQHVDGQSYLPALDGDSYQRAPMFWYKWQARPDSTGDTRAISYIDGNYKVVLWLDEELVELFDLHQDPGERYNLADAYPGKTAALLKALLKTEESVGNLREKGRKALERRLERKQKPFPKSK